One window from the genome of Osmerus mordax isolate fOsmMor3 chromosome 19, fOsmMor3.pri, whole genome shotgun sequence encodes:
- the LOC136963204 gene encoding beta-galactosidase-1-like protein 2 — protein MYRGIGLLSGRRTMSRKVGLRANSSQFTLEGEPFRILGGSIHYFRVPRAYWRDRMMKMRACGINTLTTYVPWSLHEPARGVFQFQTDLDLEAYINLAADLGLWVILCPGPYSSSELDLGGLPSWLLRDGNMRLRTTYPGFIEAVNTFFDKLIPKMVPLQFKKGGPIIAVQLESKYGSFKGDDSYMPFIKEAIVSRGISELLLTSDTPQGLQAGGVTGALRAVNLRKLNQGNIEYLNAVQPNSPVMVMEYWTGWFDVWGDLHHVLAPEDMVSSVREMLRRGMSINLYMFHGGTSFGFQSGALANPSYKALITSYDYDAPLSEAGEYTPKYHLLRELFSRYHIEKLPDMPALRWREAYEPAIMYHHLSLWDALSFTEDPFKSPTPVNMENLPVNNGNGQSYGYALYETTITSGGLLKSEDHVRDRALVFVDRHYIGIFKHQSLELAVPDGKGKRILSLLVENCGRVQNGKALDNQRKGLVGDIFLNNVPLRDFTIYSLEMKTSFVDSLYLAPWKSLPHIPSFPGFFMGRLFTYGYPSDTFVKLPGWGKGVFFVNGLNLGRYWSIGPQQTLYLPGPFLNSGVNQVIMFEEQEADYKVHFEDVPDLGMAVDIQ, from the exons ATGTACAGGGGCATCGG TCTCCTGTCTGGGAGGAGGACAATGAGTAGGAAGGTTGGCTTGCGTGCCAACTCATCCCAGTTCACTCTGGAGGGGGAACCCTTCCGCATCCTGGGGGGGTCCATTCACTATTTCCGGGTGCCCAGAGCCTATTGGAGGGACcggatgatgaagatgagggCGTGTGGCATCAACACACTCACCAC ATATGTACCCTGGAGTTTACATGAGCCGGCGAGAGGCGTTTTCCAGTTTCAAACGGATTTGGACTTAGA AGCCTATATAAACCTGGCTGCAGATCTGGGACTGTGGGTGATTCTGTGTCCAGGCCCTTACAGTTCCTCAGAGTTAGACCTAGGAGGGCTGCCAAG ttGGCTTCTCCGGGATGGTAACATGAGGTTGAGAACTACTTACCCAGGATTCATTGAGGCAGTGAACACATTCTTTGACAAGCTCATTCCAAAGATGGTTCCACTACAG TTCAAAAAGGGAGGTCCCATCATTGCAGTTCAATTAGAGAGTAAATATGGATCCTTCAAAGGCGATGACAGTTACATGCCTTTCATCAAGGAG GCAATTGTGTCGAGAGGGATCAGTGAGCTCCTTCTTACATCAGACACCCCCCAGGGCTTACAGGCAGGGGGCGTAACGGGAG CCCTTCGAGCTGTAAATCTTCGGAAATTAAATCAGGGAAACATAGAATATCTGAATGCTGTTCAG CCTAACAGCCCCGTGATGGTGATGGAGTACTGGACCGGTTGGTTTGACGTATGGGGAGATCTCCATCATGTTCTCGCCCCTGAGG ACATGGTGTCTTCGGTGCGGGAGATGCTGAGACGAGGCATGTCCATCAACCTGTACATGTTCCATGGAGGGACAAGCTTTGGCTTCCAGAGTGGAGCACTGGCCAATCCCTCCTACAAGGCCTTGATCACAAGCTACG ATTATGATGCTCCCCTGTCGGAAGCAGGGGAATACACTCCAAAGTACCACCTCCTAAGGGAACTCTTCAGCCGCTACCACA TTGAGAAGCTCCCAGACATGCCAGCCCTGCGCTGGAGGGAGGCTTACGAGCCAGCCATCATGTACCACCATCTGTCCTTGTGGGACGCATTGAGCTTCACTGaagat CCTTTTAAATCCCCAACGCCTGTAAACATGGAGAATCTTCCGGTCAACAATGGGAATGGCCAGTCTTATGGCTACGCCCTGTATGAGACAACCATCACAAGTGGAGGTCTACTCAAGTCTGAAGACCATGTGCGAGACAGAGCACTG GTGTTTGTGGACAGACACTACATTGGCATCTTTAAGCACCAAAGTCTCGAGCTAGCAGTTCCTGATGGTAAG GGGAAAAGGATATTAAGTCTGCTGGTAGAGAACTGTGGGCGAGTGCAAAATGGGAAAGCTCTTGATAATCAACGCAAAG GTCTAGTAGGAGACATTTTCTTGAACAATGTTCCATTGCGGGATTTTACAATCTACAGTTTGGAAATGAAAACAAGTTTCGTTGACAG CCTCTACCTGGCACCATGGAAATCTCTTCCCCACATTCCCAGCTTCCCAGGGTTTTTCATGGGCAGATTGTTTACGTATGGCTATCCTAGCGACACCTTTGTTAAGCTTCCG GGCTGGGGAAAAGGTGTGTTTTTTGTTAATGGACTGAACCTGGGTCGGTACTGGTCTATTGGCCCCCAGCAAACTCTCTACCTCCCTGGGCCTTTCCTCAACAGTGGTGTCAACCAG GTCATCATGTTtgaggagcaggaggcagaCTATAAGGTCCATTTTGAGGATGTTCCTGACCTGGGCATGGCTGTGGACATCCAGTGA
- the b3gat1b gene encoding galactosylgalactosylxylosylprotein 3-beta-glucuronosyltransferase 1 isoform X1: MPKRRDILAIVLIVLPWTLLITVWHQSTIAPLLAARKDDRHESRRDSRNTFGLREPCSMENRDIVEVVRTEYVYSRPPPWSDVLPTIHIITPTYSRPVQKAELTRLANTFLHVPNLHWILVEDSQRRTPLVTRLLRDTGLNYTHLNVETPRNYKLRGDMRDPRIPRGTMQRNLALRWLRETFSVNSSQPGIVYFADDDNTYSLELFEEMRSTKKVSVWPVAFVGGLRYESPKVNTLGKVYGWKTVFDPHRPFAIDMAGFAVNLQLILYKPQAYFKLRGVKGGYQESSLLRELVTLNDLEPKAANCTKGELAPVVQAWPVVGCEAGKKNGGLVWRGSAVTDRLVREDMNPSRVHCKTLSYSDSALNFIANETHACRHSNADTHTHVHTKQGEK; the protein is encoded by the exons ATGCCGAAGAGACGGGACATATTAGCCATCGTGTTGATCGTGTTGCCTTGGACTCTACTGATCACCGTCTGGCACCAGAGTACCATCGCCCCCCTGCTGGCTGCTCGAAAGG ATGACAGACATGAGAGTCGGCGAGACTCCCGGAACACCTTCGGCCTTAGGGAGCCCTGCTCCATGGAGAACCGAGACATCGTGGAAGTTGTCCGCACAGAGTACGTCTACAGCCGGCCTCCGCCCTGGTCCGACGTGCTGCCCACCATCCACATCATCACCCCCACCTACAGCCGACCCGTCCAGAAGGCGGAGCTCACCCGGCTGGCCAACACCTTCCTCCACGTCCCCAACCTGCACTGGATCCTGGTGGAGGACTCCCAGAGGAGGACGCCCCTGGTCACCCGGCTCCTCCGGGACACGGGGCTCAACTACACCCACCTCAACGTGGAGACCCCCAGGAACTATAAGCTGCGTGGGGACATGAGAGACCCGCGGATCCCCCGGGGAACCATGCAGAGGAACCTGGCACTGCGCTGGCTCCGGGAGACGTTCAGCGTCAACAGCAGTCAACCTGGCATCGTCTACTTTGCGGACGACGACAACACCTACAGCCTGGAGCTGTTTGAGGAG ATGCGTTCGACCAAAAAGGTGTCGGTGTGGCCTGTGGCCTTCGTAGGAGGCCTGCGCTACGAGTCCCCTAAAGTCAACACCCTGGGGAAAGTGTACGGTTGGAAGACTGTATTTGACCCACACCGGCCCTTCGCCATCGACATGGCTGGCTTTGCGGTCAACCTGCAGCTTATTCTGTATAAGCCTCAGGCCTACTTCAAGTTGCGAGGAGTAAAGGGAGGCTACCAGGAGAGCAGCTTACTGAGGGAACTGGTCACACTCAATGACCTGGAGCCCAAGGCTGCTAATTGCACTAAG gggGAGCTGGCCCCGGTTGTCCAGGCCTGGCCTGTTGTGGGGTGTGAAGCAGGAAAGAAGAATGGGGGCCTTGTCTGGCGGGGATCAGCAGTGACTGACAGACTGGTCAGGGAGGACATGAACCCATCCCGTGTTCACTGTAAAACACTGAGCTATTCAGACAGCGCCCTCAACTTCATTGCAAAtgagacacacgcatgcagacactcaaatgcagacacacacacacacgtacacacaaagcaGGGAGAAAAATAG
- the b3gat1b gene encoding galactosylgalactosylxylosylprotein 3-beta-glucuronosyltransferase 1 isoform X2, whose translation MPKRRDILAIVLIVLPWTLLITVWHQSTIAPLLAARKDDRHESRRDSRNTFGLREPCSMENRDIVEVVRTEYVYSRPPPWSDVLPTIHIITPTYSRPVQKAELTRLANTFLHVPNLHWILVEDSQRRTPLVTRLLRDTGLNYTHLNVETPRNYKLRGDMRDPRIPRGTMQRNLALRWLRETFSVNSSQPGIVYFADDDNTYSLELFEEMRSTKKVSVWPVAFVGGLRYESPKVNTLGKVYGWKTVFDPHRPFAIDMAGFAVNLQLILYKPQAYFKLRGVKGGYQESSLLRELVTLNDLEPKAANCTKVLVWHTRTEKPVLVNEGKKGFTDSNVDI comes from the exons ATGCCGAAGAGACGGGACATATTAGCCATCGTGTTGATCGTGTTGCCTTGGACTCTACTGATCACCGTCTGGCACCAGAGTACCATCGCCCCCCTGCTGGCTGCTCGAAAGG ATGACAGACATGAGAGTCGGCGAGACTCCCGGAACACCTTCGGCCTTAGGGAGCCCTGCTCCATGGAGAACCGAGACATCGTGGAAGTTGTCCGCACAGAGTACGTCTACAGCCGGCCTCCGCCCTGGTCCGACGTGCTGCCCACCATCCACATCATCACCCCCACCTACAGCCGACCCGTCCAGAAGGCGGAGCTCACCCGGCTGGCCAACACCTTCCTCCACGTCCCCAACCTGCACTGGATCCTGGTGGAGGACTCCCAGAGGAGGACGCCCCTGGTCACCCGGCTCCTCCGGGACACGGGGCTCAACTACACCCACCTCAACGTGGAGACCCCCAGGAACTATAAGCTGCGTGGGGACATGAGAGACCCGCGGATCCCCCGGGGAACCATGCAGAGGAACCTGGCACTGCGCTGGCTCCGGGAGACGTTCAGCGTCAACAGCAGTCAACCTGGCATCGTCTACTTTGCGGACGACGACAACACCTACAGCCTGGAGCTGTTTGAGGAG ATGCGTTCGACCAAAAAGGTGTCGGTGTGGCCTGTGGCCTTCGTAGGAGGCCTGCGCTACGAGTCCCCTAAAGTCAACACCCTGGGGAAAGTGTACGGTTGGAAGACTGTATTTGACCCACACCGGCCCTTCGCCATCGACATGGCTGGCTTTGCGGTCAACCTGCAGCTTATTCTGTATAAGCCTCAGGCCTACTTCAAGTTGCGAGGAGTAAAGGGAGGCTACCAGGAGAGCAGCTTACTGAGGGAACTGGTCACACTCAATGACCTGGAGCCCAAGGCTGCTAATTGCACTAAG GTACTTGTATGGCACACGAGGACAGAGAAGCCTGTTCTGGTGAATGAAGGCAAGAAAGGATTCACTGACTCCAATGTAGACATATGA